CTCCAGCTCGTCCTCGCCGAGGAGCAGCGGCGTGTTCGCCCGCAGCGGCGCCCACTGCGCCCGCGTGAACGACATGAACGGCGGCGCGGTTGGCGCCCGGAGCGGCTCGGCGACGGGAAGTGTCATCCAGGCCGAATGATAGCCCCCGGAACGCCGCCCCGGCGACCCCGACCGCTGGCGGCCGGCGTCAGTCCGCCCAGACGGCGGACAGGTCCCGCTCCCGCGACCCGTGATCGAGCTGCTTGAGCTGGTCCGTCAGATCGCGCTCGATGGCGTCGGCGTCCAGCGGCTGCAGCATCCGCGCGAGCTCGGGATCGTCGGCCACCTGCTGCCCGAGCCGCGGGTACAGGCCCGCCACGAGCTGCAGCACCTTCGTCACCTCCTCCTCCACCCGCAGCGTCACGGCCAGCGTCACCTCCTCGCGCACCTCGGCGATCGTCGACTCGCGGTTCTGCGTCATCAGCACGAACACGGAGAGGAAG
This DNA window, taken from Gemmatirosa kalamazoonensis, encodes the following:
- a CDS encoding DUF1003 domain-containing protein, yielding MSSTAERNDQASGPYADRRQRRLGTARAVRAVKARFSAELTPVERIGNRLTIIAGSTPFLLFHVVWFALWIGWNVGMPGRAFDPFPFGLLTMVVSLEAIFLSVFVLMTQNRESTIAEVREEVTLAVTLRVEEEVTKVLQLVAGLYPRLGQQVADDPELARMLQPLDADAIERDLTDQLKQLDHGSRERDLSAVWAD